Proteins from a single region of Cystobacter fuscus DSM 2262:
- the rplT gene encoding 50S ribosomal protein L20, producing the protein MRVKKGFKARRRRNRILKLAKGYRGRRKNCYKRANQAVERALDYASRDRAQRKRNFRSLWIVRINAAARLTGLSYSRLISGLAKNKIALDRKVLADLAVADPAGFAAVANIAKAA; encoded by the coding sequence ATGCGCGTCAAAAAAGGATTCAAGGCCCGTCGTCGTCGTAATCGCATTCTGAAGCTGGCCAAGGGCTACCGGGGCCGCCGCAAGAATTGCTACAAGCGGGCCAACCAGGCCGTGGAGCGCGCGCTGGATTACGCCAGCCGTGATCGCGCGCAGCGCAAGCGCAACTTCCGCTCGCTGTGGATCGTCCGCATCAACGCGGCCGCTCGCCTCACGGGCCTGTCGTACTCGCGGCTGATCTCCGGTCTGGCCAAGAACAAGATCGCCCTGGATCGCAAGGTCCTCGCCGATCTGGCCGTGGCGGATCCCGCCGGTTTTGCCGCCGTCGCCAACATCGCGAAGGCGGCCTGA
- a CDS encoding integration host factor subunit alpha codes for MTKADIIEGVYEKVGFSKKESAEIVELVFDTFKETLERGDKIKISGFGNFQVRQKKARVGRNPQTGKEIEISARRVLTFRPSAVLKAALNGEQIPENHSELDAAEEAAADAAEAAGLDPEDMDEEFEGLEPVKVSRAE; via the coding sequence ATGACCAAGGCGGACATCATCGAGGGCGTCTACGAGAAGGTCGGCTTCTCCAAGAAGGAGTCGGCGGAGATCGTGGAACTCGTCTTCGACACCTTCAAGGAAACGCTCGAGCGGGGGGACAAGATCAAGATCTCGGGCTTCGGCAACTTCCAGGTGCGCCAGAAGAAGGCGCGCGTGGGCCGCAACCCGCAGACGGGCAAGGAGATCGAGATCTCGGCGCGCCGGGTGCTGACCTTCCGGCCGAGCGCGGTGCTCAAGGCGGCACTCAACGGCGAGCAGATTCCGGAGAACCACTCCGAGCTGGACGCCGCCGAGGAGGCCGCCGCCGACGCCGCCGAGGCCGCCGGGTTGGATCCGGAGGACATGGACGAGGAGTTCGAGGGGTTGGAGCCCGTGAAGGTCTCGCGGGCGGAATGA
- the pheT gene encoding phenylalanine--tRNA ligase subunit beta, whose product MKISVKWLKDYVALPAAVEELARKLTAVGLEIEGLDRPGEALRGVVVAQIQESVQHPNADKLSVTKVDLGGPEKLQVVCGAKNFKVGDKVPLATLGTKLPNGVEIKQAPLRGVDSFGMLCSAKELGLSEESSGLLILPPELKPGTPIAEALGVDDVVLEVNVTPNRPDALSHLGVAREVAVATGAPLKLPEPRLAESGEPALSKVKVRVEDPVRCPRYTARVIENVKIGPSPQWLQDRLKACGVRPISNVVDVTNFVLLEYGQPLHAFDLDKVAGQEIIVRTARSGEKMTTLDGKQRALDAEDLLICDRDRAQALAGVMGGADSEVSASTTRVVLESAHFQPSSIRRSSKRHGLHTEASHRFERGADLDAVLPAVDRAAALIAELSGGTVAPGRVDVYPQSQPLRRVSLRYGRVEKVLGVAIAEADCRRILGTLGFRAVEEGSGQTTFEVPRARVDVEREEDLLEELARVHGYDNIPAKLPRGLAELAPEPPAAEAERRARQALAGAGLSEVVNYSFVMPRVLEALGGKEQPVALLNPLSVEQSVMRTSLLPGLLENLSRSVRHQVDTVFVYEMGRAYLRDPAGGQGQQPAAREVPRLAGLCWGLRGGRTWTQKDAKADFYDAKGAVEGVLHALHVDGVRFVPAEAPSFHPRACARVELADGTVLGHVGELHPRVTKALELPRDIFAFELDTTPLYAAARLVPSWGGLPRFPAVLRDLAVVVPLELPNDEVRRVILEVGGSLVEDALVFDVYTGKPIPEGRKNLAYAIRYRSPERTLTDAEVGTAHQRIIAEVNQRLGGALRA is encoded by the coding sequence ATGAAGATCTCGGTCAAGTGGCTCAAGGACTATGTGGCGCTGCCCGCGGCGGTGGAGGAGCTGGCGCGCAAGCTGACGGCGGTGGGCCTGGAGATCGAGGGCCTGGATCGCCCCGGCGAGGCCCTGCGTGGCGTCGTGGTGGCGCAGATCCAGGAGTCCGTCCAGCACCCCAACGCGGACAAGCTGTCCGTCACGAAGGTGGACCTGGGCGGCCCGGAGAAGCTCCAGGTGGTGTGCGGTGCCAAGAACTTCAAGGTCGGGGACAAGGTGCCCCTGGCCACCCTCGGCACGAAGCTGCCCAACGGCGTGGAGATCAAGCAGGCCCCGCTGCGCGGCGTGGACAGCTTCGGCATGCTCTGCTCGGCCAAGGAGCTGGGTCTGTCCGAGGAGTCCTCCGGCCTGCTCATCCTCCCGCCGGAGCTCAAGCCCGGCACCCCCATCGCCGAGGCGCTCGGGGTGGATGACGTGGTGCTGGAGGTGAACGTCACCCCCAACCGGCCCGATGCCCTGTCCCACCTGGGCGTGGCGCGCGAGGTGGCCGTGGCCACGGGCGCGCCCCTGAAGCTTCCCGAACCCCGGCTCGCGGAGTCCGGCGAGCCCGCCTTGAGCAAGGTCAAGGTGCGCGTGGAGGATCCGGTGCGCTGCCCGCGCTACACGGCCCGCGTCATCGAGAACGTGAAGATCGGCCCCTCGCCCCAGTGGCTCCAGGACCGGCTCAAGGCGTGTGGCGTGCGCCCCATCAGCAACGTGGTGGACGTGACGAACTTCGTCCTCCTGGAGTACGGCCAGCCCCTGCATGCCTTCGACCTGGACAAGGTGGCGGGCCAGGAGATCATCGTCCGCACCGCCCGGTCCGGCGAGAAGATGACCACGCTGGATGGCAAGCAACGCGCGCTGGACGCGGAGGATCTGCTCATCTGTGACCGCGACCGGGCCCAGGCCCTGGCCGGGGTGATGGGCGGCGCGGACAGCGAGGTGAGCGCGAGCACCACCCGCGTGGTGCTGGAGTCCGCCCACTTCCAGCCCTCGAGCATCCGCCGTTCCTCCAAGCGCCATGGCCTGCACACCGAGGCCTCGCACCGCTTCGAGCGTGGGGCGGACCTGGACGCCGTCCTGCCCGCGGTGGACCGAGCCGCGGCGCTCATCGCCGAGCTGTCTGGCGGCACGGTGGCGCCGGGCCGCGTGGACGTGTACCCCCAGTCCCAGCCGCTGCGCCGGGTGTCCCTGCGCTATGGCCGGGTGGAGAAGGTGCTCGGTGTGGCCATCGCCGAGGCGGACTGCCGGCGCATCCTCGGCACCCTGGGCTTCCGGGCCGTGGAGGAGGGGAGCGGTCAGACGACCTTCGAGGTGCCCCGCGCCCGCGTGGACGTGGAGCGGGAGGAGGATCTCCTCGAGGAGCTCGCCCGCGTCCACGGCTACGACAACATCCCCGCGAAGCTGCCGCGCGGTCTCGCCGAGCTGGCCCCCGAGCCGCCCGCCGCCGAGGCCGAGCGCCGCGCCCGTCAGGCACTCGCCGGAGCCGGGTTGAGCGAGGTGGTGAACTACTCCTTCGTGATGCCACGCGTGCTGGAAGCCCTCGGGGGCAAGGAGCAGCCGGTGGCGCTGCTCAACCCGCTGAGCGTCGAGCAGTCGGTGATGCGCACGAGCCTGCTGCCCGGCCTGCTGGAGAACCTCTCACGCAGCGTGCGGCACCAGGTGGACACCGTGTTCGTGTACGAGATGGGCCGGGCCTACCTGCGAGACCCAGCGGGCGGCCAGGGCCAGCAGCCCGCAGCGCGCGAGGTGCCTCGGCTGGCGGGCCTGTGCTGGGGCCTGCGCGGTGGCCGCACCTGGACCCAGAAGGACGCGAAGGCGGACTTCTACGACGCCAAGGGCGCGGTGGAGGGCGTGCTGCACGCGCTCCATGTGGACGGCGTGCGCTTCGTCCCCGCGGAGGCCCCGTCCTTCCATCCGCGCGCCTGCGCCCGGGTGGAGCTGGCCGACGGCACGGTGCTCGGTCATGTGGGCGAGCTGCACCCGCGCGTGACCAAGGCCCTGGAGCTGCCCCGGGACATCTTCGCCTTCGAGCTGGACACGACGCCGCTCTACGCCGCCGCCCGGCTCGTGCCCTCGTGGGGCGGCCTGCCTCGCTTCCCGGCCGTGCTTCGGGACCTGGCGGTGGTGGTGCCCCTGGAGCTGCCCAACGACGAGGTCCGCCGGGTCATCCTCGAGGTCGGCGGATCTCTGGTGGAGGACGCGCTCGTCTTCGACGTCTACACGGGCAAGCCCATCCCCGAGGGACGCAAGAACCTGGCGTACGCCATCCGCTACCGCTCGCCGGAGCGCACCCTCACCGACGCGGAGGTGGGCACCGCCCACCAGCGCATCATCGCCGAGGTCAACCAGCGCCTGGGCGGAGCCCTGCGCGCCTGA
- the infC gene encoding translation initiation factor IF-3 codes for MARDQRTNRRIRAREVRVVGPAGEQLGVLSIEAALERAQSEGMDLVEVNPMAKPPVCKIMDYGKFKYEEKKRASEAKKKQVVVHLKEVKLRPKTEEHDYEFKVRNVRRFLEEGNKAKVTIMFRGREITHKELGSAILDDVIKDLKDVAVVEQMPRMEGRQMFMIIAPNPKVAQRARELARQQAAAAEKAEAAGKPAAGGSVGGKKPGDAPGEGIPAVEASVAQAVPVAPAAQSGGAK; via the coding sequence ATCGCTCGCGACCAAAGAACGAACCGCCGTATTCGCGCTCGCGAGGTCCGCGTTGTAGGACCCGCGGGAGAGCAACTCGGTGTCCTGTCGATCGAAGCCGCCCTGGAGCGCGCTCAGTCCGAGGGGATGGACCTCGTCGAGGTCAACCCCATGGCCAAGCCGCCGGTCTGCAAGATCATGGACTACGGCAAGTTCAAGTACGAGGAGAAGAAGCGAGCCTCGGAAGCAAAGAAGAAGCAGGTCGTCGTCCACCTCAAGGAAGTCAAGCTCCGCCCGAAGACGGAGGAGCATGACTACGAGTTCAAGGTCCGCAACGTGCGCCGCTTCCTCGAGGAGGGGAACAAGGCCAAGGTCACGATCATGTTCCGTGGCCGGGAGATCACGCACAAGGAGCTGGGCTCGGCCATCCTCGACGACGTCATCAAGGACCTGAAGGACGTGGCGGTGGTGGAGCAGATGCCGCGCATGGAAGGGCGGCAGATGTTCATGATCATCGCGCCCAACCCGAAGGTGGCGCAGCGGGCGCGCGAGTTGGCCCGGCAGCAGGCGGCGGCGGCGGAGAAGGCCGAGGCGGCGGGCAAGCCCGCGGCGGGCGGCTCGGTGGGTGGCAAGAAGCCTGGCGACGCTCCGGGAGAAGGCATCCCGGCAGTGGAGGCATCGGTGGCCCAGGCGGTCCCCGTGGCTCCGGCGGCTCAGTCCGGCGGCGCGAAATAG
- the rpmI gene encoding 50S ribosomal protein L35, with translation MPKLKTRSSAKKRFHVKKSGQVKFAKAYGKHLFTHAKSQKLKREHRGTGHLRDMDAKKVRLELFPYGAN, from the coding sequence ATGCCCAAGTTGAAGACCCGGAGCAGCGCGAAGAAGCGCTTCCACGTGAAGAAGTCCGGCCAGGTGAAGTTCGCCAAGGCCTATGGCAAGCACCTGTTCACCCACGCCAAGAGCCAGAAGCTCAAGCGCGAGCACCGGGGCACGGGTCACCTCCGGGACATGGACGCCAAGAAGGTGCGTCTGGAGCTGTTCCCGTACGGGGCCAACTAG
- the pheS gene encoding phenylalanine--tRNA ligase subunit alpha: MRDRLQSLADAARREISVASEPTAVEALRIRYLGKKGELSGVLGGMGKLPPDERRALGEVANQVKAEIEQLLTEAIQRVEEAALESELRGPRLDVTLPGRSVAPGSRHPVSRTMEDIVRTFQRLGFEVAHGPEIELDYFNFEALNLPKDHPARDMQDTFYVDEASLGHAKKADSPVLLRTHTSPVQVRFMLNRKPPIRAIMPGRVYRRDSDITHTPMFHQVEGLLVDKDVSFAELKGTLDAFVKAFFGSDTRTRFRPSFFPFTEPSAEVDISCTSCGGKGCRVCKQTGWLEVLGSGMVHPNVFKYSGYDATEVTGYAFGMGVERIAMLRYRIDDLRMMFENDARFLEQF; encoded by the coding sequence ATGCGAGACCGCTTGCAGTCGCTCGCGGATGCGGCACGGCGCGAGATCTCCGTCGCCTCGGAACCCACCGCGGTGGAGGCTCTTCGGATCCGCTACCTCGGCAAGAAGGGCGAGTTGTCCGGTGTACTCGGCGGCATGGGCAAGTTGCCCCCCGACGAGCGCCGCGCCCTGGGCGAGGTGGCCAACCAGGTCAAGGCCGAGATCGAGCAGTTGCTCACCGAGGCCATCCAGCGCGTGGAGGAGGCGGCGCTCGAGAGCGAGCTGCGCGGCCCCAGGCTGGACGTGACGCTGCCCGGGCGGAGCGTCGCCCCCGGCAGCCGCCACCCGGTGTCCCGGACGATGGAGGACATCGTCCGCACCTTCCAGCGGCTCGGCTTCGAGGTGGCCCATGGGCCGGAGATCGAGCTGGACTACTTCAACTTCGAGGCACTCAACCTCCCGAAGGATCATCCCGCGCGCGACATGCAGGACACCTTCTACGTGGACGAGGCCTCGCTCGGCCATGCGAAGAAGGCGGACAGCCCGGTGCTCTTGCGCACGCACACCTCGCCGGTGCAGGTGCGCTTCATGCTCAACCGCAAGCCGCCCATCCGCGCCATCATGCCGGGCCGCGTCTACCGGCGCGACTCGGACATCACCCACACGCCCATGTTCCACCAGGTGGAGGGGCTGCTCGTGGACAAGGACGTGAGCTTCGCCGAGCTCAAGGGCACCCTGGACGCCTTCGTGAAGGCCTTCTTCGGCTCGGACACGCGCACGCGCTTCCGGCCCTCCTTCTTCCCCTTCACCGAGCCCTCGGCCGAGGTGGACATCTCCTGCACCTCGTGCGGCGGCAAGGGCTGCCGGGTGTGCAAGCAGACCGGCTGGCTGGAGGTGCTCGGCAGCGGCATGGTGCACCCCAACGTCTTCAAGTACAGCGGCTACGACGCCACCGAGGTGACGGGCTACGCGTTCGGCATGGGCGTGGAGCGCATCGCCATGTTGCGCTACCGCATCGATGACCTGCGGATGATGTTCGAGAACGACGCGCGCTTCCTGGAGCAGTTCTGA